AACGTTTTTACATACTATAAAAGAAAAATTAATGGAAAAAAACCTCGAAATCTTAGGGCCGGCGCCTGCCCCCCTTAGCAAAAAAGCCCATTTTTATCGTATGCAGCTCATGGTAAAGTCACCTTCTCGTAAACGCTTGCAAGCTATATTAAGCGAATTGCGGGAGATAGTTACGCAAGAAAAATTAAACAAGGGCATTCAGTGGAGTATTGATGTGGATCCCGTGGATTTGAGTTAGTTTGGTTATTAGGCTGCTCGTCTGAGAGATCGCCACTTTTAAATCTGTCATTCCCGCGTAGGTGGGAATGAAAAAAGATAAGAAAAGGGTTGAATAAAAGTGACAGCCCCTCATGCGTTGGCGCCAAACCTACACTGCGATTGGCGCTTTAATACTTGGGTGCGACATATAATTTACAAATTCAAAATCTTCAAATTTATAATCGAATAGAGACGGGGGATTTCTTTTTATCTCTAATTGCGGCAATGGATAAGGAGCGCGTTGCAATTGGGTTTTCGCTTGCTCTAAATGATTTAAGTAAAGGTGACAATCACCGCCTGTCCAAATAAACTCTCCTGCTTTTAAATCACATTGTTGCGCTACCATATGCGTTAACAAAGAGTATGAAGCAATATTAAAAGGAACCCCTAAAAAAATATCCGCCGAGCGTTGGTAAAGTTGGCAAGACAAAGTTTTGTTGGCCACGTAAAATTGAAACAAAGCATGACAAGGCGCTAACGCCATTTTGTCTAATTCACCAACATTCCAAGCGCTCACGATAAGTCGACGCGAATCAGGGTTGTTTTTTATTTGACTGACTACCTCAGAAAATTGATCGATTGTCCTTCCGTCAGCAGTGGGCCAACTACGCCATTGTTTTCCATAAACAGGCCCTAATTCCCCTTTG
Above is a window of Legionella adelaidensis DNA encoding:
- the thyA gene encoding thymidylate synthase, producing the protein MKNYLQLLEHVLTHGVEKSDRTGTGTLSVFGYQMRFNLQEGFPLVTTKKLHTRSIIHELLWFLNGDTNVAYLNENGVSIWDEWADDKGELGPVYGKQWRSWPTADGRTIDQFSEVVSQIKNNPDSRRLIVSAWNVGELDKMALAPCHALFQFYVANKTLSCQLYQRSADIFLGVPFNIASYSLLTHMVAQQCDLKAGEFIWTGGDCHLYLNHLEQAKTQLQRAPYPLPQLEIKRNPPSLFDYKFEDFEFVNYMSHPSIKAPIAV